CGCGCCCGCGACACGGCTGTCGGCGGAGATCGCGGCGACAACCTGGTCGACCGGACGGCCGTTCGGAATACGCCAGCGGTAAATACGGGTGTTGAGAAGCGAGATTTCCGTCGAGCCGAGTTTCTGGATGCCCTGCGCTGAGGCAAGCGCATCGACTTCGCTTTCCGGTGTCGACAACGGAACTTCGACCAGCACCTCGTTCGGCACGAAATCGCGGCGCGCAACGGGCGGTGTGCCGCCGGCCTTTTCGGGCGTCTTCTTCGGCTTGGCCTGCTTCACCGGCTTTTTCGTCGGAGCGCCCATCGGCTCCTCGTAATATTCCGGCGGATAGTAATAGGTGTCGACCTGCGGGATGACCTTGATCTTCGGGCGGCAGAAATCCGCAAGGCCCGCATAGCATTTGTCGGTGTGGAACCGGTCACCGCCTTTGCCGCTGCCGCCGCCGCCGCGACTGCGACCCTGGTTCTGACTCAAAAAGTGCCCGCCGCCGAAACCGAAATTGGCGGAGAACTGCGCCTTGGCATCGCTTGCCGAGACGGAGGTGAAAGCGATCCCGATGGGCGCGGCAATGGCCGCAGCCAGAGCGGCGCGGATAAGCACGGTGACAGCGTTCATGACCGCTCTCCCTGATCTAGTTTAATTCGAAGCGGCGGCGACGAAGCGGACGACGTCCGGCTTATCGCGCAGCAGCTCGATGATCTTGTCCACGCCAGCCTGGTCGATCGTGCTCGGGCCGATCTTGACCCGGTAGAGGCCCGCTTCCGGACCGTTGACGATCGTGCCGCCGGCCTGCTTCAGCAGGCCTTCAATATCGCCCACTGTAGCAGTCGGCTGGAAATTGACCAGAAGCTGCGGACCGGGGGCCGCAATCGGGTCGATTGTGGTGGCGAGGGTGGTGTCGCCTCCTTCCCCCTGCGGGGCAATGTTGGAGACGATGAAACCCGCCTGCACGGCGATGATGAGCGCCGCCGCCATGCCGGCAAAGGCGAGGGTGCGCGGGCGCATGGCTTCGGCCTTTTCGGCAAACCAGTTCGACAGGCTGAACTTCGGCGCGTAGGCGCGCGGGTTCTTCGCGATCTCCGCGTCGATCCCGGCAAAAAGCTTGTCGGCGACACGGCGCGAAGGCGCCGCGATGCTTTCATTAGCGAGCAGCGTTTCCGCCGCTTCGTCGCGCACATAATCGAGGCGCTGCTGAAGTTCCGGATCGCTGGCGATGGCCGCAGCGACACGACGCGTTTCGGACGCACTCAACGTGCCCGCCGCATACCAGGGCAGGAGCAGAGAAATCTCGTCTTTTTCGTCCTGGGTCATGTTCATCACGGCCATCCTCGGTCGATGCCGGCGGATTTGAGCAGTTCGGTCAGCCGCTTGCGCGCATAGAAAAGGCGCGTCTTCACGGTGTTTTCCGGAATTCCGAGGATCTCGCTCGCCTCTTCCACGGTCTTCTCGTGGTAGTAGACGAGATCGACGATCTCCTGATGTTCCGGGGACAGCGACTTCAGGCACTCACGCAGAGCCTGGGCCTTGTCCTTTTTCTGGAGCGCCACTTCCGGCGTGTCCGCATCGTCCTCAATGGCTTCTGCGGCTTCGTCGTCCAGTTCGCCTTCGCTTTTCTTGCGGAGAGAACTGAGCGCCTTGAACCTTGCGATCGAGAGGAGCCAGGTCGAAACACTGGATCTGCCTTCGAACTTTCCGGCCTGGCGCCAAACGTCCAGAAAAACCTCGCTGATCAAATCCTCCGCGTTAGCTTCGTTGCGTACGAGCCTGAGCACGAACCGGAACACCCGCACATGGTGACGCGCGAATAATACCTGCATCGCGAGCTTGTCGCCGGAGGCTATCCGGCTGATCAAGATCTCGTCCGATGTCGCTGTTTGTGCGGCGGCCACGGCTCTTGCTTGCTCGCTTATTGGTCGCGGGAGGATGGCATTGGGTTCAACGCCGGGGAGCTTGGTATAAAACTTTTGTTTCGGGAAGGTTTCGTCTTGAACGGGAACGGAAAAAGCCGACCCCATAGGGTCGGCTTTCCTTAAAATCCTAGGCTTTCGGATCAATAGCAAATCTTCTTTTTCGTCCAGACCCAGCCGCCGAGATAAGGGTCGAACACCTTGACCGACTTCTTGTAGCAGCTCGGGCCGCCCCAATAGGTGTTGTAATAGCCGGGGCCGTAGCCGCCGAAGCCGAAGCCGCCGCCACCGAAATGGACGGAAACGCCACCATGGCCATGACCATGGCCGCCATGGGCCGAAGCTGAGGACGGGATGAGGGCGGCAGCGCCAAGCGTCAGAGCGGCAGCGGCGCCAATGAGGGTCTTGCGAAGCATTTGAGGTCTCTCTCTGTCTGTCGGGACCGCCCGTTTAAGCCGGGATATTCGGTCTTTATGCCCATTGGTCGTGGGCTCAGCGGAGCCGGTTCATGCTCCCGGACAGATTTTTTGAAAGGCAGGTTTTGAAGGTTAGCCGGCCCTGAACAGCCGGGCGGCTTCGTCCCGCTCGAAGACATAAAGCAGGGTCCGCAGGGCCTCGCCCCTCGGCCCGGTCAGATGCGGGTCCTTGTCGAGGATCATGACCGCCTCTTTCCGGGCGCCTTCCAGGAGTTCGCCGTAAATGGCGACATCGGCCAGCCGCACGCCCGGCAGGCCGCTCTGGCGAGTGCCCAAGAGCTCGCCTTCGCCGCGGAGCTTCAGATCCTCCTCGGCGATGCGGAACCCGTCTTCGGTCTCGCGCAGGATCTTCAGCCGCGCTTCGGCCGTCGGACCGAGCGGCGCCTTGTAGACGAGGAGGCAGGAGCTCTTGGCCTGGCCGCGGCCGACACGTCCTCGCAACTGGTGGAGCTGGGCGAGACCGAAGCGCTCGGCATGCTCGATGACCATGATCGAGGCTTCCGGCACATCGACCCCGACCTCGATGACGGTCGTCGCGACAAGAATGCGGGTCTGGCCGGCGGCAAAGCCCGCCATCACGGCGTCCTTCTCGGCGCCCTTCATCTTGCCGTGGACGAGCGCGACCTTGCCGGGGAATTCGGCCTCAAGTTCGCGGAACCGGTCTTCG
Above is a window of Terrihabitans soli DNA encoding:
- a CDS encoding sulfur globule protein precursor; translated protein: MLRKTLIGAAAALTLGAAALIPSSASAHGGHGHGHGGVSVHFGGGGFGFGGYGPGYYNTYWGGPSCYKKSVKVFDPYLGGWVWTKKKICY
- a CDS encoding sigma-70 family RNA polymerase sigma factor gives rise to the protein MGSAFSVPVQDETFPKQKFYTKLPGVEPNAILPRPISEQARAVAAAQTATSDEILISRIASGDKLAMQVLFARHHVRVFRFVLRLVRNEANAEDLISEVFLDVWRQAGKFEGRSSVSTWLLSIARFKALSSLRKKSEGELDDEAAEAIEDDADTPEVALQKKDKAQALRECLKSLSPEHQEIVDLVYYHEKTVEEASEILGIPENTVKTRLFYARKRLTELLKSAGIDRGWP